DNA sequence from the Rhodococcus sp. 4CII genome:
TTCCGGCCCGATCTGTCCTGGTTGTCGGAGATCCGCCTCGGCCTCGACCCGGTGCTGCAGGCCCCGACCCAGTTGGCGCCGTTGATCGACCCGAACGTGCACTCCTGCGGCACCGTCTACCCACACGGCGTCGCCGAACTCTCGCATCCGGAGCCGAATGTGTTCCTGGCCGGGATGAAGAGCTACGGCCGCGCCCCGACGTTCCTGGCGATGACCGGCTACGAGCAGGTCCGCTCCATCGCCGCCACCCTCGACGGGGACCATGACGCGGCCGCCCGGGTCGAGCTCACGTTGCCCGAGACCGGGGTGTGTGGCGGGGCGGGGGTGTTCGACGATCCCGACACCCCCGCCGACGCCGTGGATGCCCCCGCTGGGTGCTGCCCCGCTCCGGACCTGGCACTGATCAGCCTCACCACTACCCGCGCGGGCGGATAAATCGGTGGCCGACACCAGTGCCCTGCCGCAGACCACTCCGACGCTCGATCGGGGTGGTCTGCGGCGGGTCCTGACGGTGCTGTGCCTGACCGAGATCACCAGCTGGGGCATCCTGTACTACGCGTTTCCGGTGCTGTCGGTGTCCATTTCGGCGGACACCGGGTGGTCGCTGCCGGTGATCGTGGCGGCGTTCTCCCTGTCCCAGCTTGCCGCCGCCCTGACCGGGATCCCGGTGGGGCGGATCATCGACCGGATCGGGCCGCGGGCGGTGATGACCGCCGGATCCGTCCTCGCCGTCCCGTCGCTGCTGGTCGTGGCGGCCGCCCCGAACCTGCCGATCTTCTACGCCGGCTGGATCGCCGCCGGGATCGCGATGGGCGCGGTGCTGTATCCGCCGGCGTTCGCAGCGCTGACCCGCTGGTACGGCGACGGCTACGTGAAGGCGCTGATGATCCTCACTCTGGCCGCGGGTTTGGCCAGCACCGTGTTCGCCCCGCTGACCGCGGCGTTGGTGGACCTGTACGACTGGCGGGCCACGTATCTCGCGCTCGCCGCCATCTTGGCGGTGGTCACCGTGCCCGGGCACCTGCTGGGTTTGCGGGGGCGGTGGCCGCACCCACTCGTCCCGACCGGGACGCATCCGGTCGATCACCGCGATGCCTCCCGCTCATGGGCGTTCCTCGCCCTCGTGATCGCACTGAGTTTGGGGGCGTTCGCCGCGTTCGCCGGGGTGTTCAACCTGGTGCCGCTGCTGATCGAGCAGGGCTTCTCCCCGTCCCTCGCGGCCCTGACGTTGGGGTTGGGTGGGGCCGGGCAGGTCCTCGGCCGCATCGGCTACCTGCCGCTCGCGGCGCGCACCACCGCCCGCACCCGGATCGTGATGATCCTCGCCGCGACCGCGGTCACCACCGCGCTGCTCGGGATCGTGTCCACGATGGTCGCGCTGATCGCGGTCGCCATCGGCGCCGGGCTGGTCCGCGGGATCTTCACCCTGATCCAGGCCACCGCGATCACCGACAGGTGGGGTGCCACCCATTACGGGCGCCTCAACGGGCTGATGTCCGCGCCGGTCGTCATCGTCATGGCCCTCGCCCCGTGGGCCGGGACCGCGTTGTCAGCGTGGACGGGCAGCTACGCCCACGCGTACCTGATCCTCGCCGGCGCAGCCGTGCTCGCCGCCATGGTGGCAACCGCGAGCATCCCCCGCGTGGGCGAAAGGGGCAGGGGCAGAAGGGTCCTCAACCCGGCACGCGAACTGCCCGAGGTGACTTGACTACTCGCCGTGATCCGCAGGTGGGTCGGCGACGTTGCGGAGCCCACGGCTGTGGTCAACCAGGTTCGGGCGTTTCGCAGCCGCTGTGGATTCACTCGCTTCGGCATTCTCGCCGGCGTGTGTTTCCTCGCAGATTTACTTCTCCCAGTATGCATCCGATCGTGCCCGCGGCACCCACAGAACGCTCATGCGATGTCCTCTCGGTGTGTAGGACGAGAGGAGATCGCTCCACCAGTCACGTATTTCGCGCGGGTGGGGGACTCTGTTGCCACCGTGCAGTGCCTCATCGGTGTCTTTCCTTTGTACGCCTCGGGGGTGAGGTCTGTCGCACCCAACTGGTCAGGTCGGCGACCCGCCCGGGGCGCTCGGATGCACGTCCATTGCCTTAATGGGATATGCGGGGTAGACCTGAGGTACGGATCCACGGCAGACCAAGGTCGAACCGGAAGAGAAGATTCCACCTCTCGGTCGTGGCACCCAGCACGAGTTGTAGGCACCGACGCAAAAAGCACGGCCCACTAACTGGGCTCAGCGCGGTGGGCCTGCGTCAGGACGAGGGGGTTCTCTGACGCCGAGGCCACATTTGACCCCGCGCAACCATGCAGCTTGGTAACCAGATGTTCGTGCTCGCGGGCGGCGCCCCTTCATCAAGGGCGCCGCCCGACGTATGTCTGGGGAACCTCCGCGTAGCTCCGCCGCCGTGCAGGTCACCTGCTTCGGTGTTGCGTCGACGCAATCACCGGCGACAGAATTGGGTGCCCGAGGCAGTAGCTGAGGGAAGTGGTTCGTGTAGGAGGTCTCCGGGGCGTAAGCACCCCTGTCGGCAGCCCTATCCAGCGGTTTCCAGCCTTGCGCGCCCACCCACCCACAACGAACGCTCCTCGCTTCGGCAGTGGGGCGTTCTGTGCTCGCAGCTGCGCGATCGCAGCAAAAGTGACCACCTCCGCCATGCGCCGAAAACCAATATTACGTCAACTAGTTATCTAAACTCCCTCTACCCCAGTGAGTTTCGAGTTTGATGGCGACCTTGGTGAACCAGCAGTCGAGACGGCTGTGGCCATTACTGGTCGTGGTCGGCTTCGAGTTGACGTTGTTCGACGAGTATCACAGCGCACAGCAGAAGATAGGCGCCGGGGATGATGAGGATGGCGGTGGTCAGGGCGACGATGATGGCTAGTATTTCCATGGCTGCTCCACGGGCAGGGGCTCGGCGAGGGGAGGGGCCCGGATCGGCGGCGATACCGGATGAAGGGCGTCTCTCACGGTAGACGCCTGCGGTGACGATCAGGGTAACCACCACGTGAACATGGTCGGGATCGGTCACAGCCACCCCACCGAGGGCGGACGCCGTCGTACTCACCCATGATGACGGACGCGGCATCGAGGCCTCCTGATCCGAGCGTTCCACCGCCCCTGGTCTGTCTACCAGTCCGCCCACGATGTGGCGGCGACTGGAAACGTCACGCCGGACCCGGACCCGGACCCGCCCAGAGTGTCCGCTCCAGCCCGAATTTACGGGGTGCGTCGCTTCAGGTCACTGATCGATCGAGGCTCTATTCGCTCGATCTGATTTGACTCCGATGACGCCAGTTTCGAGTCTTACGTTCCGGCCTGAGCGTGCGCGCGACGGGCAGCCTCTATCAGAGCTTCGGCGGCACGTTCGGCGCGCTTCGATTCGGTGCGGCTCGTCGGCATATCGGTGTAACCGGACCGCGTCTTGAGGCCGAGCAGCACGCTGAGGTGTTTCGCCGTGGTCGGGTCGACGGACCCGAGCACCGTGACGGCATCCTTGTGGTCCTCGCCCTGCGCATGCTTACCCAGTCGCGCGCAACAGATGACATCCGAGGCTGCGATGCCCGCGTGCACCCACAAGGTCACGACCGCATCGTCGACACCGTCCGGCTCGTCGGCGAAGTCGCGACCGATCTCGGCCAGGTGAAAGAACTGTTCGGCTTTTTTCAGCCGGCCTCGGCGGACCGCCTGGTCACACGGCCGCGTCCGCCCCATTACCGATTACCCCGACGCAGCAACCGGGTGAAACCGGCCCGTGAACCGGCCACCGTCAGCCCCTCCTTCACCACATCCCGCAGGACCGGCTCGTCCGTGCCGCGGCCGGCGATCTCGCTCTGCGCGAACTGCAGATCCCGCGCATCGTTGCCGGTCCATCTGGTCACTTCGGCCATCAGCTCCGCCACCTGTTCATCCCACTCCTCTTCTGCGACGTCGTCCGGCCGGACCAGGAAGATGTCGATGTCACTGTCGATCGTCATCGTTCCGCGCGCAGCCGAACCGAACACAGCGGCATACACCGGGGGAATCTCCCAGCCGGCCAACCGCGCCTCCAACCTGCGCAGGAACTCGCCAGACAAGTCGGCAAGACCCACGACATGAGGGAAGGCCAGGTGCTCACGATTGAGCTGGTACACGAACGCGTTTCCCACCCTCGAAGACAGCACCGTGCCCTGCTTGCTCAAGCGTTGCAACACCTTCCGTATCCCCTCCTCCGAATGGTGGTGCAGCACCCGGTGCAACTGGCCCGTCGTGAATGTCGCCTCAGATGCGGCCGCCAGCGCAGAGAGCACATCACCGTCAAGCGTGGGCGTCACTGTCTGCAGCGGCCGAATCAGATCCATAATTCCGTTCCCTCAAGGCCTCAAGGCTCACGCACTATTGTACGTCTACCCGTACTATAGTACGGGATAGGATCTCGTGGTTGCAGAAAGCGACCTTCGCGCATGCGCTCGTCGGACGGCGGGCGAACCTCGGGGGCGTGCCGATTTCTCACCACACCGCCCACCGTGCAGCCGAGTACTGACTCCAGTGCAGCCGACTCTCGAAACTGACAAGCTCCTCGATCAACACGATTGGTTTACAAAGT
Encoded proteins:
- a CDS encoding MFS transporter, whose product is MADTSALPQTTPTLDRGGLRRVLTVLCLTEITSWGILYYAFPVLSVSISADTGWSLPVIVAAFSLSQLAAALTGIPVGRIIDRIGPRAVMTAGSVLAVPSLLVVAAAPNLPIFYAGWIAAGIAMGAVLYPPAFAALTRWYGDGYVKALMILTLAAGLASTVFAPLTAALVDLYDWRATYLALAAILAVVTVPGHLLGLRGRWPHPLVPTGTHPVDHRDASRSWAFLALVIALSLGAFAAFAGVFNLVPLLIEQGFSPSLAALTLGLGGAGQVLGRIGYLPLAARTTARTRIVMILAATAVTTALLGIVSTMVALIAVAIGAGLVRGIFTLIQATAITDRWGATHYGRLNGLMSAPVVIVMALAPWAGTALSAWTGSYAHAYLILAGAAVLAAMVATASIPRVGERGRGRRVLNPARELPEVT
- a CDS encoding nucleotidyltransferase domain-containing protein — translated: MDLIRPLQTVTPTLDGDVLSALAAASEATFTTGQLHRVLHHHSEEGIRKVLQRLSKQGTVLSSRVGNAFVYQLNREHLAFPHVVGLADLSGEFLRRLEARLAGWEIPPVYAAVFGSAARGTMTIDSDIDIFLVRPDDVAEEEWDEQVAELMAEVTRWTGNDARDLQFAQSEIAGRGTDEPVLRDVVKEGLTVAGSRAGFTRLLRRGNR